In a genomic window of Anoxybacter fermentans:
- a CDS encoding PhoH family protein, giving the protein MIQRLFLIDSNEDALQLFGQNDRNLLMIEDAFDVRLAARGNQIVIMGDDIKEVETVHRLLKELSDIIEKGNYLTEGDLRYAIQIYQKEEDAKLSDLHDDIIQVTYRGKKIRPKTKGQKRYVDAIRKNDIVFGIGPAGTGKTYLAMVMAVNALLNRRVSRIILTRPAIEAGERLGFLPGDLQRKVDPYLRPLYDALYDILGSEKVQQYLDKDIIEVAPLAYMRGRTLDDCFVIMDEAQNTTPEQMKMFLTRLGYHSKAVVTGDITQIDLPRHKKSGLALVQNILKNISGIEFVYLTGQDVVRHRLVQEILNAYEEYEKRAKKSKQNGR; this is encoded by the coding sequence TTGATTCAACGCTTATTTCTGATTGATAGCAATGAAGATGCTTTACAACTTTTTGGCCAAAATGATCGAAACTTACTGATGATTGAAGATGCTTTTGATGTAAGATTAGCAGCTAGAGGAAATCAAATTGTTATCATGGGTGATGATATTAAAGAAGTCGAGACAGTGCATAGGCTTTTAAAAGAATTGAGTGATATTATAGAAAAAGGAAACTATCTTACAGAAGGAGATTTAAGATATGCTATTCAAATTTATCAAAAAGAGGAAGATGCTAAATTAAGTGACCTGCATGATGATATTATACAGGTTACTTATCGGGGTAAGAAGATAAGACCTAAAACTAAGGGCCAGAAGCGGTATGTAGATGCTATTAGGAAGAATGATATTGTTTTTGGTATTGGCCCTGCGGGTACAGGTAAGACCTATCTGGCTATGGTTATGGCTGTTAATGCTCTTTTAAACAGGAGGGTAAGCCGGATTATTTTAACCAGACCTGCTATTGAAGCAGGTGAGCGGCTGGGATTTTTGCCGGGAGATTTGCAGAGAAAGGTAGATCCATATTTAAGACCACTTTATGATGCATTATATGATATTTTAGGTTCTGAAAAAGTACAGCAGTATCTGGATAAAGATATAATTGAAGTTGCTCCCCTTGCTTATATGCGGGGGCGAACTTTAGACGATTGTTTTGTAATTATGGATGAAGCACAGAATACCACTCCTGAACAGATGAAAATGTTTTTGACCAGATTGGGATATCATTCCAAAGCTGTTGTGACCGGAGATATTACACAGATAGATTTGCCACGACATAAAAAATCTGGACTGGCTTTGGTTCAAAATATCCTGAAAAATATTAGTGGAATAGAATTTGTTTATTTAACCGGTCAGGATGTGGTTCGCCATAGATTAGTTCAAGAAATTTTAAATGCTTACGAAGAATATGAAAAGAGAGCAAAAAAGAGTAAGCAAAATGGGAGATGA